One window of Salegentibacter sp. Hel_I_6 genomic DNA carries:
- a CDS encoding TetR/AcrR family transcriptional regulator, whose translation MSKNTTNRTKKVRPKKESRKTHSGPIRDKSRTKSRLVEAVGEVIKKKGYSALSGPNIAKEAGLHKKLIWTYYGGVDNLVEEFLQQKDFWMVAEKEVAKELQESSKNISQNEIYCLLESQFKSLLSDELLRKIIHWELESENKTLRKISDQREAFGEQLFKIIEPDFQNCNMDVRANLALQIGGIYYLALHAKSNGSTFCGIDVNKKAGEDRILNALKSILNFTYNDAKAKK comes from the coding sequence ATGTCAAAGAATACCACAAATAGAACGAAAAAAGTAAGGCCTAAAAAAGAATCTCGAAAAACACATTCCGGCCCAATCAGGGATAAGTCCCGAACCAAATCACGTCTTGTTGAAGCCGTAGGAGAGGTCATTAAGAAAAAAGGGTATTCTGCACTTAGTGGTCCTAATATTGCCAAAGAAGCTGGACTGCATAAAAAATTAATTTGGACTTACTATGGAGGTGTAGACAACTTAGTGGAAGAATTTCTCCAACAAAAAGATTTTTGGATGGTGGCAGAAAAAGAGGTTGCAAAGGAGTTACAGGAATCCTCAAAAAATATTAGCCAGAATGAAATATATTGCTTGCTTGAAAGTCAGTTCAAAAGTCTTTTAAGTGATGAGTTGTTACGGAAAATCATCCATTGGGAATTAGAAAGCGAGAATAAAACCCTACGCAAGATTTCGGATCAAAGGGAAGCCTTTGGAGAACAATTGTTTAAAATTATAGAACCCGATTTCCAAAATTGCAATATGGATGTGAGGGCAAACCTAGCCCTACAGATTGGGGGAATTTATTATTTGGCTTTACATGCCAAATCAAATGGGAGTACTTTCTGTGGAATAGATGTTAATAAAAAAGCCGGAGAAGATCGTATTTTAAACGCTTTAAAAAGTATACTGAATTTCACCTATAATGATGCAAAGGCTAAAAAATAA
- a CDS encoding ParA family protein → MKREHKTIFIAFSSQKGGVGKSTFTTLAASTMHYRMGYNVAVFDADFPQHSLMNMKNRDLAMVMENEVMKRKAYKQFTSINKKAYPIIRHKAEGVLEAANDFLKSSSIPVDVIFFDLPGTVNTPGILKALTGMHHIFTPITADRVVMESTLIFTQLMKDVIMKEGNTTIETINLFWSRVDGRERTPLYDIYDKLIAELGLSLMQSRIKNSSRFRKESEVNAKIIFRSTVMPPDKRLMKACKLDRFITEFLNIIKL, encoded by the coding sequence ATGAAAAGAGAACATAAAACCATTTTTATTGCTTTTTCTTCCCAAAAGGGAGGGGTTGGCAAAAGTACTTTTACTACACTTGCAGCGAGCACAATGCACTACCGTATGGGCTATAATGTTGCTGTATTTGATGCGGATTTTCCGCAACACAGCCTAATGAACATGAAAAACCGTGACCTGGCTATGGTTATGGAAAATGAGGTAATGAAAAGGAAGGCTTATAAACAATTTACAAGCATTAACAAAAAGGCTTATCCTATCATCCGGCATAAAGCAGAAGGTGTTTTAGAGGCTGCAAATGATTTTTTGAAGTCTTCAAGCATTCCCGTTGATGTTATTTTTTTTGACCTTCCGGGAACCGTTAACACGCCCGGAATATTAAAGGCCCTGACAGGGATGCATCATATTTTCACCCCAATCACCGCCGACCGTGTAGTGATGGAAAGCACCCTGATTTTTACGCAATTAATGAAGGATGTCATTATGAAAGAAGGAAATACCACTATTGAAACCATTAACTTGTTTTGGAGCCGGGTCGATGGCCGGGAACGAACTCCCCTATACGATATCTATGACAAGCTCATTGCAGAATTGGGTTTAAGCCTGATGCAAAGCCGTATCAAGAACAGTAGCCGTTTTAGAAAAGAAAGCGAAGTGAATGCCAAGATCATTTTCAGGTCAACGGTAATGCCTCCTGATAAACGCTTGATGAAAGCCTGCAAACTGGATCGGTTTATAACAGAATTCTTAAACATTATAAAACTATAA
- the mobB gene encoding conjugal transfer protein MobB, giving the protein MIVKIGRGSNLYGALAYNLLKMENEKGQILLANKMIETPNGQYSAGQLAQSFALYLIANQRTEKPVLHISLNPDPKDKVSDEKFRQMAGQYMQEMGYGQQPFVVFKHTDIGRVHIHIVSVCVDEAGKKISDSFEKRRSMKVCRALEEQYNLMPATDKQQRQNDKIFRPVNYIKGDVKSQLASVIRHLPKYYQFRTLGEYNALLSLFNITTERVEGQVRGKMKGGLLYFPLNEEGKKASHPFKSSLFGNNAGLPALEDRFEKCSESLKNSNAKNTIKSAINISMIASNDEQGFLKQLTDMGINVVVRRNDTGRIYGITFIDHNSKTVWNGSRLGKMFSANVFNNYWNHNIPLEINEPNESQQKVSPHHVLEDVSAEKPHEIFGFLNNETVFGTDKADIIIESLGGLLPDALGENYEEQEFANRMKKKKKHRRKQ; this is encoded by the coding sequence ATGATAGTAAAAATTGGACGGGGAAGTAATTTGTATGGAGCCTTGGCATATAACCTGCTCAAAATGGAGAACGAAAAAGGACAAATCCTGTTGGCAAATAAGATGATAGAAACCCCTAACGGACAGTATTCCGCTGGTCAACTGGCTCAGTCTTTTGCCCTTTATTTGATAGCCAACCAAAGAACGGAAAAGCCCGTATTGCATATTTCACTGAACCCTGACCCCAAGGACAAGGTAAGTGATGAAAAGTTCCGTCAGATGGCAGGGCAGTATATGCAGGAAATGGGATATGGGCAGCAGCCTTTTGTGGTATTCAAACATACCGATATTGGCCGCGTCCATATCCATATCGTATCGGTTTGTGTTGATGAAGCCGGTAAAAAGATTTCAGACAGTTTTGAAAAAAGGCGATCGATGAAGGTATGCCGCGCACTGGAAGAGCAATACAATTTGATGCCGGCAACGGATAAGCAGCAAAGACAAAACGATAAAATTTTCCGCCCAGTAAATTATATTAAAGGGGATGTGAAAAGCCAGTTAGCCTCGGTGATCCGCCATTTACCGAAATATTACCAATTCCGGACATTGGGTGAATACAATGCCCTGCTGTCCCTGTTCAATATTACCACGGAAAGGGTAGAGGGGCAGGTACGGGGGAAAATGAAGGGAGGTTTGCTGTACTTTCCATTAAATGAAGAGGGTAAAAAAGCCAGCCATCCTTTCAAGTCTTCCTTGTTCGGAAATAATGCAGGACTTCCGGCATTAGAAGACCGTTTTGAAAAATGCTCGGAAAGCCTAAAGAATAGTAATGCAAAAAACACCATAAAGTCAGCCATCAATATTAGTATGATAGCATCCAACGATGAACAAGGGTTTCTAAAACAACTGACGGATATGGGGATCAATGTGGTGGTACGTAGGAATGATACTGGACGGATATATGGCATAACGTTTATTGATCACAATTCTAAAACGGTCTGGAACGGTTCCCGATTGGGCAAAATGTTTTCTGCCAATGTATTTAATAATTACTGGAACCATAACATTCCACTGGAAATAAATGAACCTAATGAGTCACAACAGAAAGTATCCCCACATCATGTTCTGGAAGATGTGTCTGCTGAAAAACCTCACGAAATTTTTGGTTTCTTGAATAATGAGACTGTGTTCGGAACGGATAAAGCCGATATTATTATCGAAAGCTTGGGCGGGTTATTGCCCGACGCTTTGGGCGAAAATTACGAAGAACAGGAGTTTGCCAATCGGATGAAGAAAAAGAAGAAGCACCGACGGAAACAATAA
- the mobA gene encoding conjugal transfer protein MobA, with protein sequence MNENSIGKGKKGGRNPKLNPRTHRHVFRLTDKENAKLLSFFEGSGLDNKARFITSLLFEKEIKTVKIDKGTLDFYMRLTSFYSQFRSVGVNYNQVVKLLYRYFSEKKAAAYLYKLEKQTAEMATLCQKIIQLTEEFETKHLKK encoded by the coding sequence ATGAATGAAAATAGCATCGGAAAAGGAAAGAAGGGCGGGCGTAATCCAAAACTCAATCCCCGTACCCACCGTCATGTTTTTAGGCTTACGGATAAGGAAAATGCCAAATTGTTATCGTTTTTTGAAGGATCGGGCTTGGATAACAAAGCTAGGTTTATTACTTCTTTGTTGTTTGAAAAGGAAATAAAAACGGTCAAAATTGATAAGGGAACGCTTGATTTCTATATGCGGCTGACTTCATTTTACAGCCAATTTCGTTCGGTAGGAGTGAATTACAATCAGGTGGTGAAACTCTTGTACCGTTATTTTTCAGAAAAAAAGGCAGCGGCTTACCTCTATAAACTGGAAAAACAAACGGCTGAAATGGCAACTTTATGTCAAAAAATTATCCAGCTTACCGAAGAATTTGAAACAAAGCATTTGAAAAAGTAG
- a CDS encoding DUF3408 domain-containing protein, which produces MEDDSNKKKVSEINEELMMDLIVDGVKKEGLELPPKPSVGPVKKGKKKIPDKSSEIKEKKRTKKNNKADYEILFFNKPDTNARDGKTVYIRPEFHERLTRIVRVIGEDKLTIYAYLDNLLEYHFKEFGEQIIKNFNDKYKPIL; this is translated from the coding sequence ATGGAAGATGACAGTAACAAAAAGAAGGTTTCCGAGATCAATGAAGAATTGATGATGGACCTGATAGTGGACGGAGTAAAAAAAGAAGGCTTGGAACTCCCACCCAAACCATCGGTTGGGCCAGTAAAGAAAGGCAAGAAAAAAATTCCAGACAAGAGTTCTGAAATTAAAGAAAAAAAACGTACTAAAAAGAACAATAAAGCAGACTATGAAATCCTATTTTTTAATAAACCCGACACAAATGCCCGGGATGGCAAAACGGTTTATATCCGCCCGGAGTTCCATGAAAGGCTCACCCGTATCGTAAGGGTAATAGGGGAAGATAAGTTAACTATATATGCCTATTTAGATAATTTGCTTGAATATCATTTTAAGGAATTTGGGGAACAAATTATCAAGAATTTTAACGATAAATATAAACCTATCTTATAG